In Apodemus sylvaticus chromosome 8, mApoSyl1.1, whole genome shotgun sequence, one genomic interval encodes:
- the LOC127691650 gene encoding olfactory receptor 11G2-like, with amino-acid sequence MKTLSSPSNSSTITGFILLGFPCSREGQILLFVLFFIVYLLTLMGNASIICAVCCDQKLHTPMYLLLANFSFLEIWYVTSTVPNMLANFLSDTKVISFSGCFLQFYFFFSLGSTECFFLAVMAFDRYLAICRPLHYPALMTGRLCNILVIICWVLGFLWFPVPIIIISQMSFCGSRVIDHFLCDPGPLLALTCVRDPLIELTSSTLSSLLLFVPFFFIMGSYALVMRAVLRVPSAAGRRKAFSTCGSHLTVVSLFYGSVMVMYVSPTSEHAAGVQKLVTLFYSVVTPLLNPVIYSLRNRDMKHAMKKLLKI; translated from the coding sequence ATGAAAACCCTCAGCAGTCCCAGCAACTCCAGCACCATCACTGGCTTCATCCTCTTGGGCTTTCCCTGCTCCAGGGAGGGGCAAATCCTCCTCTTTGTGCTCTTCTTCATTGTCTACCTCCTTACCCTCATGGGCAACGCTTCCATCatctgtgctgtgtgctgtgatcAGAaactccacacacccatgtacctCCTGCTGGCCAACTTCTCTTTCCTGGAGATCTGGTATGTCACTTCCACAGTCCCCAACATGTTGGCCAACTTCCTCTCTGACACCAAGGTCATCTCCTTCTCTGGGTGCTTCCtgcagttttatttcttcttctccttgggTTCTACAGAATGCTTTTTCCTGGCAGTCATGGCCTTTGACCGCTACCTTGCCATCTGCAGGCCTCTACATTACCCTGCTCTCATGACTGGGCGCCTCTGCAACATCCTTGTGATCATTTGCTGGGTGCTTGGCTTCCTCTGGTTCCCTGttcccatcatcatcatctcccagATGTCCTTCTGTGGGTCCAGAGTTATAGACCACTTCCTGTGTGACCCAGGCCCTCTGTTGGCCCTCACCTGTGTGAGAGATCCTTTAATTGAACTGACTAGCTCTACTTTAAGTTCcctgcttctctttgttccattTTTCTTTATCATGGGGTCTTATGCTCTAGTAATGAGGGCTGTGCTGAGGGTCCCTTCAGCAGCTGGACGAAGAAAGGCCTTCTCTACTTGTGGGTCACATTtgactgtggtttctcttttctaTGGCTCAGTGATGGTCATGTATGTGAGCCCAACATCTGAACACGCAGCTGGAGTGCAGAAGCTTGTGACTCTGTTTTATTCCGTGGTTACTCCACTCCTTAATCCTGTGATATACAGTCTGAGGAACAGAGATATGAAACATGCAATGAAGAAATtactgaaaatataa